Proteins from one Tubulanus polymorphus unplaced genomic scaffold, tnTubPoly1.2 scaffold_81, whole genome shotgun sequence genomic window:
- the LOC141914702 gene encoding receptor-type tyrosine-protein phosphatase N2-like produces the protein MGLFSSELEIDKSGTPKYFLLTFILCGCIAGILLAVIALYLVKRHTRARQKLAQLSGQGDPVEASKDYQDLCRQRMQSRASEKPEPLHPAGRINSVAGGNDVAGSPSSRGSSTSSW, from the exons ATGGGGTTGTTTTCG AGCGAGCTCGAAATCGACAAGTCGGGAACGCCGAAGTATTTCTTGTTAACGTTCATCCTGTGCGGTTGCATCGCCGGCATTCTGTTGGCCGTCATCGCGTTGTACCTGGTGAAACGACACACGCGAGCGCGTCAGAAACTCGCGCAGCTCAGCGGACAAGGCGACCCGGTCGAAGCTTCGAAAGATTACCAG GACCTATGTCGACAGCGTATGCAGAGTCGCGCCTCGGAGAAACCGGAGCCCCTTCATCCGGCTGGTCGGATCAATAGCGTCGCCGGCGGCAACGATGTAGCCGGTAGCCCATCGAGTCGTGGAAGTAGTACATCATCCTGGTAG